Below is a window of Candidatus Angelobacter sp. DNA.
GTTCTCGCGCGGACTCGTGGTGACAACAGGACCGGTCCCAAACCAAAGCCAGACCAAAAGAACCTGCATGAAAAAAACATCCCGGTTTGCCTTCGCGGTTGCGTTGTGCGCGCTCGCCGGCTGTGTGCAGATGTCGCTCAATCCCCTTTACACGGAAAAGGACCTGGCGTTCGATCCGGCATTGCTCGGCACCTGGCAAGGTGTGTGGCGCGGTGGAATTTTTACCAATGATACCAACGGAATATTGACCACATGGAATTTCACCAAAGGAGACGGCGACAAGGAATACAAGCTGTTCTTCACGGATGAGGAGGGCAAGACGGCGCAATTCTTCGTGCGGCGACTGAAACTCGGCGAGGCGTTGTTTCTCGATTTCCTTCCCGCCGATCCGGACGACCTCGAAACAAATCGGAGCTTCTATTACGATCGCCACTTTATTCCGATGCATTCTTTCGCGAGGCTTTTGTCGGTTGAATCAGGCCTGCAAGTGTCGCTCTTTAGCGGAGCGTGGCTCGAGGAACTCCTCAACAAAGATCCTGCCGCGATCCGGCACGAGCGACTTGATCAAGAGCGGGCCGGTTTGATCATCCTGACCGCAACCACCAAGGAACTGCAATCCTTCGTTCTCAAACACCTCGACGACAAAGACGCGTTCCTCCAACCAATTAACTTGAAACGCAAGCAGGCCGGACCCAAAAAGGAGTGATGGATTTGCAAGAGCCTTGCTCGAACGCAATGCGGTGGGTGGCGATCGCCCGGCGAAGCCTGATCGTCTCCGCCCTGGTGTGCGCGCTGGGGTCTGGTTGTTCTTTTCGGAAAATGGCGGTGAGCAAACTCGGCGACGCGCTCGCCTCCGGTGGGACAACGTTCGCTTCGGATGACGACCCCGAACTGGTCAAAGCGGCCGTGCCGTTCAGTTTGAAACTGATGGAAAGCCTGCTTGTCGAAAGCCCGAAGCACGCAGGATTGCTGTTTGCCGCCACGAGCGGCTTCACGCAATACGCGTATGCCTTCGTGCAGCAGGACGCCGACGAGATGGAAGACAAGGATCTCGCGGCCGCCAACGCCCTGCGCGCGCGTGCCCGCAGGCTCTATCTGCGAGCGCGCAATTACGGCCTGCGCGGCCTCGAAGCGAGGCACCGAGATTTTGCAAAGGCGCTGCGGGACAATCCGAAGAAAGCCGTGGCGGTGACAAAACCCGGCGATGTGCCGCTGCTCTACTGGACCGCTGTTTCCTGGGCAGCGGCGATCTCGAACTCCAAGGACGATCCGGATTTAATTGCCGACGTGCCGGTCGTGGAGGCAATGATTGATCGCGCGCTGGAATTGAACGAGAGCTACGATCATGGCGCCATTCATTCGTTTCTGATCGCCTATGAGATGAGCCGCCAAGGCACGGCGGGCCGACCGGAGGATCGCGCGCGGAAACATTTTGCGCGGGCTTTGGAATTGTCGGGTGGACAACTGGCCGGACCGTTTGTGTCGCTGGCGGAGTCGGTCTCCGTGCAAAAGCAAAATGTCGCCGAGTTCAAGGAACTGCTCAACCGCGCCCTGGCGGTCAATGCCGATGCCAGGCCGGAGTGGCGCCTGGTCAATCTGGTGATGCAACGCCGCGCGCGCTGGTTGTTGTCGCGAACGGACGACTTGTTTCTGATGTCGGACAAGAAAGAATAGGCGCAATGAATCGCATGAGAAAAAAATTCAACCGTTTCCCGCCGGTCTGGCTGTTGGCGCTGGGAATCCTCTTGCGGCTCGCGCCTTCCGCGCCTGCCGCCGACAAGCCTCTCAACATCCGCCTTGGAACACTTGCGCCGCGCGGCACCTCGTATCACAAGAGCCTCCTGGCGATGGGCGAAAAATGGCGCCAGGCCTCGAATGGCGCGGTGAAGCTCACCATTTTTCCCGACGGCACACAAGGCGGTGAGGCGGACATGGTCGGACTGATGCAAACGGGCAATCTCGACGCGGGTTTGCTCACAGCGGTGGGACTTTCCGAAATCGAGCCTTCGGTCACCGCGTTGCAAAGCATGCCGATGGCCTTCCGCACGCTTGAGGAGGTGGATTATGTCGGCGAGAAGCTTCGCCCGCAACTCGAGCAGCGCCTGCTGTCCAAGGGCTACGTGGTGCTCTTCTGGTCCGATTCCGGCTGGGTCCGCTTTTTCACCAAATCGCCCGTCACTCATCCGGACGATTTGCGTAAACTTAAAATCTTCACCTGGGCCGGCAACCCGCACGAAGCCGACATCTGGAAGTCGGGCGGTTTCAATCCCATTTCGCTCGAAACCGCGGCCATCCCGCAAGCCCTGCTGTCGGGCAGTGTCGGGGCCGTTCCCATGCCGCCGTTCTTCGCGCTCGCCGGGCAGTTGGACGCCCAGGCGAAATACATGCTTGAAGTGAACTGGGCGCCGCTGGTGGGTGCGGCGGTCGTGCGGAAGAAGACCTGGGACCGCGTTCCTGCCGACGCCCGCGACTCCATGCTGAAGATTGCCGCCGGAATCGGCCGCGACGTGAAGGTCGCCGGCCGCGCGGAAAGTGAATCGTCCGTGGCCGCCATGGAAAAGCGGGGATTGGTGGTGCAAAAAGTCACGCCGGAAGTCGAGGCGGAATGGCGCGCGATGGCGGACCGGGTCAGCGACAAAATCCGGGGCAAGGTCGTCCCGGCGGAAATGTTCGACGAGGCGCAGAAGCTGTTGAGTGAATATCGCGCGAGCAAGGGTGTGAAGTGATGCCACAAATCAACCCGCGCCGCCGCGTGTTCCGATGCTCATGAATCCTGACGCGGCAGCCAGTCACGGACTCCTGCGCCCGATTGACCCCGGCCTGCCTGCATGGCGGCGCTTTTATCTGCAGGGAGAGAATCTGCTCATCGTCGGCGCGCTCATGGCGATGATGCTTTTGCCCGTGACCGAGATCATTCTGCGCCTCCTTTTCAACACCGGCATCTCGGGTTCGAGCGCGATCGTTCAACACTTGACGCTCATCGTCGGCATGTTGGGCGGCGCCATTGCCGCGCGCGAGGGCCGGCTGCTCGCCCTGTCGCCGGCTCAAACGCTGCTGACGGGCCGCGCCAAGGAAGCCGCGGCGATGTTTGGCAGCGGGTTCGCCGCGGCGATCTGCGTGTTTCTTTGCGCCGCGAGCTGGAAGTACGTCATGGACATGAAACCGCTCGGGAAGATGCTCGTTTACGGCATTCCGGTCTGGGTCATCCAGCTTTTCCTGCCTCTGGGCTTTGGTGTCGTGGCCTTGCGGCTCGTCTGGCACACGTCCGGACGCTGGAGCCGTCGCGCGATCACCTTCGCATTTGCAGCCACTCTTGTGGGTTTTGTCGTCTGGTCGCCTCTCTCCGCCGACCGTTTGATGGGCCCGGCGCTCGCCGCGCTGGTTATCGCAACGCTTTTTGGCGCTCCCGTGTTCGCCGCGCTCGGCGGCGCTGCGTTGATACTTTTCTGGGGACACGACCTGCCCGTGGAGTCGGTGCCGCTCAAGCACTACAGCCTCACCACAAATGACATGCTGCCGAGTATTCCGATCTTCACCCTGGCCGGCTACTTTCTCGCCGAAGGCGGCGCCTCGAAGCGACTGGTGCGGGTGTTTCAGGCGCTGGCGGGAAGGTTCCGCGGAGGTCCGGCGATTGTGACCGCGCTGGTCTGCGCGTTTTTCACCTCGTTCACAGGCGCATCAGGCGTGACGATCCTCGCGCTTGGCGGTGTGCTGATGCCCGTGCTGCTCGCGGCGCGTTACTCGGAGCGGTCGGCGCTGGGACTGCTCACGGGCGCCGGTTCACTGGGCATGTTGTTCCCGCCCTGCCTGCCGCTGATCCTTTACACCATCGTCGCCAACCACAGCGCGC
It encodes the following:
- a CDS encoding TRAP transporter large permease subunit, with protein sequence MNPDAAASHGLLRPIDPGLPAWRRFYLQGENLLIVGALMAMMLLPVTEIILRLLFNTGISGSSAIVQHLTLIVGMLGGAIAAREGRLLALSPAQTLLTGRAKEAAAMFGSGFAAAICVFLCAASWKYVMDMKPLGKMLVYGIPVWVIQLFLPLGFGVVALRLVWHTSGRWSRRAITFAFAATLVGFVVWSPLSADRLMGPALAALVIATLFGAPVFAALGGAALILFWGHDLPVESVPLKHYSLTTNDMLPSIPIFTLAGYFLAEGGASKRLVRVFQALAGRFRGGPAIVTALVCAFFTSFTGASGVTILALGGVLMPVLLAARYSERSALGLLTGAGSLGMLFPPCLPLILYTIVANHSARANLTIKEMFLGGIGPGILLVIMTAWWGVRQGPKISAARGSFDWVEARAAVWAAKWELLIPVVALGALFSVPTTVAAAAVTATYTFLVAVVVQRDLHLVRDLPRVVTECGLLVGGVLLILGVALGFTHYLIDAQIPVRAAEWATHTIQSRWIFLLAMNLVLLFVGGLIEIYAAIVVVVPLLVPIGTAFGIDPVHLGIIFLANMELGFLAPPVGLNLLLSSYRFNKPVLEVMRAVVPMLMVLLVGVLLITYFPPLTTFLPGLFK
- a CDS encoding TRAP transporter TatT component family protein gives rise to the protein MSKLGDALASGGTTFASDDDPELVKAAVPFSLKLMESLLVESPKHAGLLFAATSGFTQYAYAFVQQDADEMEDKDLAAANALRARARRLYLRARNYGLRGLEARHRDFAKALRDNPKKAVAVTKPGDVPLLYWTAVSWAAAISNSKDDPDLIADVPVVEAMIDRALELNESYDHGAIHSFLIAYEMSRQGTAGRPEDRARKHFARALELSGGQLAGPFVSLAESVSVQKQNVAEFKELLNRALAVNADARPEWRLVNLVMQRRARWLLSRTDDLFLMSDKKE
- the dctP gene encoding TRAP transporter substrate-binding protein DctP — its product is MRKKFNRFPPVWLLALGILLRLAPSAPAADKPLNIRLGTLAPRGTSYHKSLLAMGEKWRQASNGAVKLTIFPDGTQGGEADMVGLMQTGNLDAGLLTAVGLSEIEPSVTALQSMPMAFRTLEEVDYVGEKLRPQLEQRLLSKGYVVLFWSDSGWVRFFTKSPVTHPDDLRKLKIFTWAGNPHEADIWKSGGFNPISLETAAIPQALLSGSVGAVPMPPFFALAGQLDAQAKYMLEVNWAPLVGAAVVRKKTWDRVPADARDSMLKIAAGIGRDVKVAGRAESESSVAAMEKRGLVVQKVTPEVEAEWRAMADRVSDKIRGKVVPAEMFDEAQKLLSEYRASKGVK